A single region of the Podospora pseudopauciseta strain CBS 411.78 chromosome 1, whole genome shotgun sequence genome encodes:
- a CDS encoding hypothetical protein (EggNog:ENOG503P6YW; COG:S), with protein MHIRKALQLFVLGLSAASVAEATFVSPRLARHERALQRRQDDGGDAPPNSASDPADEPPAPSTSDAPVTTPSTSSTTPPPPVTSSTPPPPEETSISVTSSTTTTTTPRPGNSVSSSSTSSTTAPPDPDTSDEPTTHVQTITRTIVTTNPDGQETTVIDEVVTTSTSVPLPNGGGGNGGDTGMSTTTRNTVIGVVVGVGGAVILAGLGFVAWRIWGKKKQQEEQDTLMDDYSAVGEKPDTIGSTSTRTPFQSTLESYHAPTHVNTASNF; from the coding sequence ATGCATATCAGAAAAGCCCTTCAACTATTCGTTTTGGGGTTGTCGGCCGCCTCTGTCGCCGAAGCTACGTTTGTGAGCCCAAGACTCGCCCGACATGAAAGAGCTCTCCAGCGAAGACAAGACGATGGCGGCGATGCGCCACCCAACTCTGCCTCTGACCCTGCCGACGAACCACCGGCGCCATCGACGTCAGATGCCCCAGTGACAACACCAAGCACTagctcaacaacaccaccaccacccgtcacatcatcaaccccgccgcctcctgaGGAAACTTCCATTTCGGTCACTTCCAgcaccacgacgacgacaaccccTCGGCCAGGCAACTctgtctcttcctcctccacatcgtCGACCACCGCCCCGCCAGACCCCGACACAAGCGATGAGCCCACCACCCACGTCCAGACCATCACCAGAACCATCGTGACTACTAATCCCGATGGTCAGGAAACGACGGTCATCGATGAAGTTGTGACTACCTCGACCTCGGTACCACTGCCAAACGGAGGTGGCGGTAATGGCGGCGACACGGGTATGTCCACAACGACGCGCAACACGGTGATCGGCGTGGTGGTCGGTGTCGGCGGCGCTGTTATTTTGGCTGGTCTGGGTTTTGTTGCCTGGAGGATTtggggcaagaagaagcagcaggaggagcaagacACCTTGATGGACGATTACAGCGCGGTTGGCGAGAAGCCAGACACGATTGGATCGACCAGCACACGCACTCCCTTCCAGAGCACACTCGAGAGCTACCACGCGCCAACACATGTCAACACAGCATCGAATTTCTAA
- a CDS encoding hypothetical protein (EggNog:ENOG503P7XB) yields MRYLSFSVFALGITTTSATILASDGHGGVLHNPRYTHQRIDSRNVKIDNLALHAAVRRFNVEQLQNLTSTLPVLIPRQAANLQVFTSALGGATAPAITNSGDPDRPFAVDGDTFPDFATASNRACDNQKNACARIANEGGQRDGELTVGECDRQMEQCKSAALSAANRSFDGAAGEQQPQQPPPQQGGGRGDDGGQRQDPNRGQDQGQEEQAPPESVLVSSDENFDFFCDV; encoded by the exons ATGCGTTATCTCTCCTTTTCAGTTTTTGCCCtaggcatcaccaccacctccgccaccatcctcgcctcgGACGGACACGGCGGCgtcctccacaaccctcgGTACACCCACCAAAGAATCGACAGCCGCAACGTCAAGAtcgacaacctcgccctccacgCCGCGGTCCGAAGGTTCAACGTTGAGCAACTCCAGAACTTGACGAGCACCCTCCCCGTGTTGATACCCCGACAGGCGGCAAACCTCCAGGTTTTTACCTCCGCCCTGGGGGGCGCTACGGCGCCTGCTATTACCAACTCTGGTGATCCTGACAGACCTTTTGCTGTCGACGGGGATACCTTTCCCGATTTTGCGACGGCGAGCAACAGGGCTTGTGACAACCAGAAGAATGCCTGTGCCAGGATTGCGAATGAGGGGGGCCAGAGGGACGGGGAGTTGACGGTGGGGGAGTGTGACAGGCAGATGG AACAATGCAAGAGTGCGGCGCTTTCGGCAGCCAACAGATCTTTTGATGGCGCCGCGGgtgagcagcagccgcagcagccACCGCCGCAGCAAGGGGGCGGtcgtggtgatgatggaggacaGAGGCAGGATCCGAATCGGGGGCAGGATCAGGGACAGGAGGAACAGGCGCCGCCCGAGTCGGTGCTGGTTAGTTCGGATGAGAATTTTGATTTCTTCTGTGATGTTTAG
- the CHT2_1 gene encoding Chitinase 2 (EggNog:ENOG503NVBP; CAZy:GH18; COG:G), which produces MFTKTLVVAALAAAPAFAAPEVNVYWGQTAGSRLSTFCDASGFDYVTVGFLNKSPSQDPSGANWPGTNFGSHCDGVYYKYNGANTNVQSDCGKIAADIRYCQKKGKKVLLSIGGEWKTTANYDLSNEAEGRRFALFVWQAFGPRIAGSIVPRPFDDYYLNAEEGEENFVFDGFDFDIEKSYDANQSKGYIAMISSLRQFMATPQLNPNNRQFLITAAPECPLNDPYYKMKHIIKNSKFDLLFVQFYNNPGCHGVTNNNFDAWASHLQSTASSGAKIFIGLPGSTNAVQNGEASGYLTPTNLRTVINKFKGRAAFGGVMIYDATYGARNIVSGSSPAGLNYYQYARSLLGGYTHTVTPPAPTPTACVREYSVKSGDYCYQIAARAGIDLSDLNAFNPGLNCNILGLGQKLCIKRGIPKPTSSSSTILSTTSSTTVSSTTVSTTISSTETSSTTVSSTETSATSTETSATSTESSTISTESATESATASETVTETETITANEPDITTTTVETSAEPTGITYTEDFTSTETESVTVTDIIPTTTSTISTESSTAESATESVTESATESVTESATVTETETITTSPTLTESATATETASETESYCEDDETTTSETATATETASGTETVTATESATESATASEAETITASATLTASETEVTTVSETATETESYCEDEETTETATATASETESAVVSVTETATASETEAVTETATASETESVTETATASETEAVTETATASETEAVTETVTASETESAIETVTASETGSVIASETESSIESATASETGSVIASETETLPASETTTDGPVITPSESFTTSTIYSTTTFTVTSCEPSVTSCPGRVVTKTIAIGTTICPVTTTDAPVITSSSSLPAGYTTSTIYSTKTLTLTSCAPTVTNCPAGSTTTVVVPIGTTVCPISEAEATSTPVPAVPGVETSSKPAIKVITDVPAEEETTTSTTTFVQQLTTIITVPKPDVTATSKPAGGDEGVVVKPTPSGGFPYSSGYVKPIASATQQPVTAGAGRNGVVLGGVIAAALVLAF; this is translated from the exons ATGTTCACCAAGACTCTCGTCGTTGCCGCCCTGGCCGCGGCTCCCGCTTTTGCTGCTCCCGAAGTCAATGTCTACTGGGGTCAGACCGCCGGCTCAAGGCTTTCCACCTTCTGTGATGCTTCTGGATTCGACTATGTTACCGTTGGTTTCCTCAACAAGTCCCCCTCCCAGGACCCCTCGGGAGCCAACTGGCCGGGTACCAACTTTGGAAGCCACTGCGATGGCGTGTACTACAAGTACAACGGTGCCAACACCAACGTCCAGTCCGACTGCGGAAAGATCGCTGCCGACATCAGATACTGCCaaaagaagggcaagaaggtccTTCTCTCCATTGGTGGAGAGTGGAAGACGACCGCCAACTACGACCTCAGCAACGAAGCCGAAGGACGTCGCTTTGCCTTGTTCGTGTGGCAAGCCTTCGGTCCTCGCATCGCCGGCTCCATCGTCCCAAGACCGTTTGATGATTACTACCTCAATGccgaagagggcgaggagaacTTCGTCTTTGATGGGTTTGACTTCGATATCGAGAAGAGCTACG ACGCAAACCAGTCAAAGGGCTATATCGCCATGATTAGCAGTCTGCGCCAGTTCATGGCGACACCACAActcaacccaaacaaccgCCAGTTCCTGATTACCGCCGCTCCCGAATGCCCTCTGAACGATCCGTATTACAAGATGAAGCACATCATCAAGAACAGCAAGTTTGACCTTCTGTTCGTCCAGTTTTACAACAACCCAGGATGCCATGgcgtcaccaacaacaactttgACGCTTGGGCCTCGCATCTCCAATCGACCGCCAGCAGTGGTGCAAAGATTTTCATTGGATTGCCTGGAAGTACCAATGCTGTTCAAAACGGTGAGGCGAGTGGCTACCTCACGCCCACCAACCTCCGAACTGTCATCAACAAGTTCAAGGGCAGGGCTGCGTTTGGTGGTGTCATGATCTATGATGCCACCTATGGCGCGAGAAACATCGTTTCAGGCTCCAGCCCAGCTGGATTGAACTACTACCAGTATGCTCGAAGCCTTTTGGGTGGCTACACCCACACCGTCACGCCCCCGGCTCCCACACCGACCGCTTGCGTGCGTGAGTATAGTGTCAAGTCTGGTGACTACTGCTATCAGATTGCTGCCCGTGCCGGTATTGATCTCAGCGATCTCAATGCCTTCAATCCTGGTCTCAACTGCAACATCCTCGGACTTGGGCAGAAACTTTGCATCAAGCGTGGTATCCCCAAGCCtaccagctccagctccaccaTCTTGAGCACCACTTCTTCCACCACTGTGAGCAGCACCACTGTCAGCACtaccatctcctccaccgagACCAGCAGTACTACCGTCTCCTCTACCGAGACCAGCGCCACCTCTACCGAGACCAGCGCCACCTCTACCGAGTCCAGCACCATCTCTACCGAGTCTGCCACTGAGTCTGCCACTGCCAGCGAGACCGTCACCGAGACTgagaccatcaccgccaacgAGCctgacatcaccaccacaaccgtTGAAACCTCTGCTGAGCCTACTGGCATCACCTACACTGAGGATTTTACCAGTACTGAGACTGAGAGTGTGACCGTGACCGATATCATCCCGACCACCACAAGCACCATCTCTACCGAGTCCAGCACCGCTGAGTCTGCCACCGAGTCTGTCACTGAGTCTGCCACCGAGTCTGTCACCGAGTCCGCCACTGTCACCGAGACTGAGACCATTACCACCAGCCCTACTCTCACCGAGTCTGCCACTGCCACCGAGACTGCCAGCGAGACTGAGAGCTATTGCGAGGATGacgagaccaccaccagcgagactgccaccgccaccgagaCTGCGAGTGGAACAGAGACCGTCACTGCGACCGAGTCTGCTACCGAGTCTGCTACTGCCAGCGAAGCCgagaccatcaccgccagTGCTACTCTGACCGCTAGCGAGACTGAGGTTACTACTGTTAGCGAGACTGCCACTGAGACTGAAAGCTActgcgaggatgaggagaccACCGAGACTGCCACTGCCACCGCTAGCGAGACCGAGTCTGCTGTTGTCAGTGTGACTGAGACCGCTACCGCCAGCGAGACCGAGGCCGTTACTgagaccgccaccgccagcgaAACTGAGTC TGTGACTGAGACCGCTACCGCCAGCGAGACCGAGGCCGTTACTgagaccgccaccgccag CGAGACCGAGGCCGTCACTGAGACCGTCACTGCCAGCGAGACCGAGTCTGCGATTGAGACCGTTACAGCCAGCGAAACCGGGTCTGTTATTGCCAGCGAGACAGAGTCTAGCATCGAGAGCGCTACCGCTAGCGAGACCGGGTCTGTTATTGCTAGCGAGACAGAGACTCTTCCCGCCAGCGAGACCACCACTGACGGCCCCGTCATCACACCCTCGGAgagcttcaccacctccaccatctactccaccaccaccttcaccgtGACCTCGTGCGAGCCCTCTGTCACCTCCTGCCCCGGCCGCGTCGTGACCAAGACCATCGCCATCGGCACCACCATCTGCCCCGTCACCACGACCGACGCTCCCGTCatcacctcttcctcctccctgcCCGCGGGTtacaccacctcaaccatcTACTCCACCAAgaccctcaccctcacctcgTGTGCTCCCACCGTGACGAACTGCCCGGCGGGTAGCACCACCACTGTCGTCGTCCCAATCGGAACAACTGTCTGCCCTATCTCCGAGGCGGAGGCCACTTCCACTCCTGTCCCCGCTGTTCCAGGCGTGGAGACTAGCTCCAAGCCAGCAATCAAGGTTATTACTGATGtccctgctgaggaggaaaCGACGACCTCCACCACGACCTTCGTCCAGCAGTTGACTACTATCATCACCGTGCCCAAGCCTGATGTCACTGCTACTTCCAAGCCTGCCGGTGGTGACGAGGGAGTTGTTGTCAAGCCTACGCCCTCGGGTGGATTCCCTTACAGCAGTGGGTATGTCAAGCCTATTGCTTCAGCTACGCAGCAGCCCGTGACTgctggggcggggaggaaTGGGGTTGTTTTGGGAGGTGTTATTGCTGCTGCCCTTGTCTTGGCTTTCTAA